One window of Acidobacteriota bacterium genomic DNA carries:
- a CDS encoding PIN domain-containing protein — MSLLLDTGIVYAYYDRSDSWHRRARDLVAGEPGGLVLPAPVIPEVDHLLGHRLGAKSRLTFYDGIVEGYYLVADVPTEAYGRIAELNRRFDDLELGFVDAAVVALAESLGVSRIATTDRRHFAPLAAALSLTLVP, encoded by the coding sequence ATGAGCCTCCTGCTCGACACCGGGATCGTGTACGCCTACTACGACCGCAGCGACAGTTGGCATCGGCGCGCGCGCGACCTCGTGGCCGGTGAACCCGGGGGGCTCGTCCTGCCGGCTCCCGTCATCCCGGAGGTCGATCACCTGCTCGGGCACCGCCTGGGCGCGAAGAGCCGCCTCACCTTCTACGACGGCATCGTCGAGGGCTACTACCTGGTCGCCGACGTGCCGACCGAGGCGTACGGACGCATCGCCGAGCTGAACCGGCGATTCGACGACCTCGAGCTGGGGTTCGTCGACGCCGCCGTCGTCGCGCTCGCCGAGTCGCTGGGGGTCTCGCGTATCGCGACCACCGACCGCCGGCACTTCGCGCCGCTCGCCGCGGCGCTCTCGCTCACCCTC